The genomic window ATGCCGTTGCTAGCATCGTTGACTACTATCAATGGAAAGAGGTCACTGCTATTTTTGTTGATGATGATTATGGGAGAGGTGCGGTGGCAGCCCTTAGTGATGCGCTTGCATTAAGTCGGGCAAGAATTTCATACAAAGCAGCGATTCCTCCAAATTCAAATGCAGCTACAATCAATGATGTACTGTTTAGAGCAAACATGATGGAATCAAGAGTGTTTGTTGTGCACGTCAATCCTGACGCAGGGATGAGAATATTTTCTATAGCTAACAAGCTCCGGATGATGGACAGTGGCTATGTCTGGATAGTAACCGATTGGCTAGCTGCTGTCCTGGACTCCTCCATGTCTGGAGATCTTAAAACCATGAGCTATATGCAAGGATTAATTGTTCTTCGTCAGCACTTCCCTGATTCTGAAACCAAGAGGGAGTTCATATCTAAATGGAACAATGTAGCTCGTAATAGGAGCATTGCTTCTGGCTTGAACTCATATGGTTTTTATGCTTATGACTCGGTTTGGATTGTTGCCCGTGCTATCGATCAACTTCTCGATAATGGGGAGGAGATAAATTTCTCTGCAGATCCAAGGTTGCATGATTCAATGAACAGCACACTGCGTCTCTCAGCCCTCAAGTTATTTGATAGTGGTGAGCAGTTGCTACAGCAACTTCTCCTCACAAACTTTACAGGCCTAACAGGCCAGCTCCAGTTTGATTCAGACCGCAATTTGGTACGCCCAGCATATGATATCCTTAATATCGGTGGTTCTGTGCCCCATTTGATTGGCTATTGGTCTAATTATTCTGGACTTTCTGTTGCTGCTCCTGAAATTCTATATGAGAAGCAACCAAATACATCTACGAGTGCGCAGCGGCTTAAAAATGTGGTATGGCCGGGTCACTCTGCTTCTAAGCCTAAGGGCTGGGTTTTTCCAAACAATGGGCAGCCTCTGAGAGTTGGTGTTCCAAATAAACCAAGCTTTAAGGAGTTAGTGTCACGTGATACTGGCCCTGATAATGTGACTGGGTACTGCATTGAGATATTCAACGCAGCAATTAAACTTCTCCCGTATCCAGTTCCTTGCCAATTCATAGTAATTGGGGATGGTTTAAAGAATCCTATCTATGATGACATTATTAACATGGTTGCTGCCAATGTATGTCCTTGGTCTTTGTTCTTTCTTCTTCGAAAAGTTTGATTTTATTCCTCTGATTTGTATTTATTTTCTTGTAGTCCCTTGATGCTGCTGTAGGAGACTTTGCTATTGTGAGAAACAGGACAAAGATTGCAGAATTCTCACAGCCTTATATTGAGTCAGGGCTTGTGATAGTAGTGCCGGTGAAAGAAGCAAGTTCAAGTGCCTGGGCTTTCCTTAAACCCTTCACATTAGAAATGTGGTGTGTAACAGgtgttctttttatttttgttggaaTAGTTGTTTGGATTCTTGAACATCGGACCAATGAGGAGTTTCGAGGCTCTCCAAGACGGCAGATGATAACAATATTTTGGTATGTTTCTGTTGCTCCTCTTAAGGATATGTCTATTTtttgttaaaaagaaaagaatgtgGTTATATCATAGGTCAGCATATCTTTCTGGAACCAGAACTCAGACTGGGAGCATTTGTGAAACCTTATTCAATggaggcaaaaaaaaacacctttattactttttttttatccgtGAGCAACAAATAGTTTAATATTTTTATCTTGTTAATTTGTGTAAATATTAATAGTAAGAAAGTaacagattattttttttcttccttttcaggTTTAGTTTCTCAACAATGTTTTTTGCACACAGTAAGTCCATTAGATGCATTTTATGACATCGTGTTAAACTATTCCATGTTTTCCCATTTCAATGGACTTATATATCATCCAACTCACTTCAGGACAGAACACTGTAAGTGCGCTTGGGCGGTTTGTGCTGATCATATGGCTGTTTGTCGTGCTGATCATCAATTCAAGTTATACTGCTAGTCTGACGTCGATTCTCACAGTCCAACAGCTTGCAACTGGAATAACTGGGCTTGACAGTTTGCTTTCAAGTGCTTTACCTATTGGATACCAGGCTGGAAAGTTTACTAGAAATTACCTGATTGAAGAGCTCAATGTTCCTGAATCTCACTTGGTACCGCTAAACACAATCGACGAGTACGCTGATGCCCTTAATCGTGGACCCAAAGATGGTGGTGTTGCTGCAATTGTTGATGAGATGCCATATATCGAGATCTTCCTGTCATACCATTGTAACTTCAGAATTGTAGGACAGGAATTCACAAAGGAAGGATGGGGATTCGTATGTTCACTATCCTTCATCCTTCACCTTTCCTGGGCACTCCTGCCCTTGCATCTAAATTCTGAACTAAGCATAATCCCCATGTCTTGTACTGTGGACGGAACAATTTAATCTGCTTTGATGTTTTCCTTTGCAGGCATTCCAGAGAGATTCTCCTCTTGCTGCAGACATGTCAACTGCAATCCTTCAACTTTCAGAGAGTGGCCAGCTACAAAGAATACATGACGAGTGGTTCTCGCGGTCGAGCTGCAGCTCTGATGACAGTGAAATGGGAGCAACCAGGCTCGGCCTCGGAAGTTTTTGGGGCCTCTTTCTTATGTGCGCTCTGATATGCGTATTCGCTCTCGTGATGTTCTTTGCAAGAGTCTGCTGGCAATATTCCAAGTACTCAGGTTCTGAAGAACCTGATGAGCCCAAAGACGATAGTGCTGGCACCGCCGAGATTGCAGCTGAAGCCGTTGCTGAAATGCAGCGGAGGAGGCCAAAGCGTCTTGGTAGCTTCAAAGAACTCATGCAGTTTGTTgataaaaaggaagaagaagtcAGGAAATCGATGAAGCGGAGACCAAGTGAGAAAGATAATCAGGGTGTTGGTTCTTCAGATGCGCAGTCAGTGGCTTAACCGTAGAAGATTCTTTCAGGTTCAGTCCTTCCTTCGTTCTACACAtcacaaaaatgaaaaacataCTAAAGTAGATAACAGCAGTATACTTGTAGAATCTAGAAATCCATTTTTTCTCAGGATTACTCGAATTATGTCTCATATATACTCTTAATATGTTCAGCAATTTTcccatttttttcccatttggGAATGCCATGAACTGTGAAAAGTGTATCTGTTTAGGTGCTTCTCTGAAGCACATGTATGACTTCtcatttgctttattttttttatctttgacACCATGAATTTGTGAATTACTGAATTGCCTCGCTGGCATTGGATATTTGTGATCAAAAGTAAGAACTACAAGCTCCATACTATCATGTGAAACATTACTTAGAAGACGAAAAGAAATAGACATCCAACTGTATTTTTTCTTCTGAATCTTTATTACCTGCAAAATAACCTGAATTATGAACTGAGTTTTCAGGAAGGGAAACAGGCTAGCTGAGTAGTCATCACTTAACCCAGATCTGGCCAGTCTTGCGTGGGCACAAGAACCATAATGATTCTCACTACCTTTCTGGTCCTGAATCAGATAACACGGCATACTAGTAgtctagtactactagtacttgtTAGCATAACTAACACCCCTACTCCTAAACAAACAAGTACTACCCTTTGTTTCATATTGcaagtcattttaattttatccTAAGTCAAACTTCTCTAACTTTAACCAATTTTATAAAGAGCAAATACACTAATATCTACAATAACATATAAATGTACCATCAAGACATATATTATGGTGAATTTAACAAaattagtttgatgtttaaACATTGGTGAATTTTTCCATATACTCGGTAAAAAACTTACTGAAGTTTAACTTAGAACTAAAAATGACTTTAATACAAAGAGAATAGAACCCTATAGAAGCGCTTCCTGGGATCAATGTTGGATTGGAGACAAAAACTTCATCTCTCCCAACCATGGTTTATAAAACTGCACGGTTACCACGTGCGGTAACCTTCTCAGTTTTTAAACCACGATATACCTCGCGATAAAACCACGATATACCTCGCGATAACCGTGCAGTTTTTAAACCACGATATACCTCGCGATAAAACCACGATATACCTCGCGATAACCGTGCAGTTTTCACGGTAACCACCAAATCATGGTGTGGCGGTAACCCCATAAAAACGGGTTGATAAATCCTACTCCCAACTGATTGAATTAAGTAATGCACTAGTCACACCAGCTACCAGTGATCATGAACAAGGCAAGGATCACCACTAGCACTTTGTGCATTTCTGCAGCTCGGTCGTCAAGCCTGCTGGATCCAAGGACAGGCAAGTTACTCCGGTTCCCCTTGCACTCAAGTGACTCAACTACCAGCAGCCGGACAGTTACAGTGGCAACCTGCTAGTACTCGTACCGTGCCTTGTCTACTAAAGCTGTTTCATATTCTGATATCTCCATTGCTGTTATTACCACTAACGAAACGAATTAGAGTTCTTTCCTGAATTGTCTTTGGAATTCAAGAACCCACATCTCCATCAAATCGCAACAGAAGGCTCTTGATTCATTCAGCCGATGGATCAGTCGATCGCCTTTATCGCCAtggacagcgacggcgagaaGACGGCgtgtatgtgtgtatgtgttCAGTAACCGATTTCGGCGCGCTCGCTGCCTCTAACGCCGAAATGTTGGGAAGTGGTTCCGCCTTTGTGTCAACTTTTAAAGAGACAGTGAGTGATAAAACACAGTGATCCGAACACACTAGCAATACCCTCACgatgccttttttttaatatataattgaTTTCACtatgccttttttttatatatatgattgatttCTAAAACCCAGCATCTGCATCCAACCAGACATACACCGTCAAAACGATACAGAGTACTTAGACTCACATCAACACAAAAATCGTTCACCACAAAGCGCTTAGACTCGAGAAACATTAAAAAGGGTATCTTACAACCATAAGATAGCACACATTTAAGACACCAAGCTAAAGCTTCCAGTTATCTTCTCATGTTCCACCTATATTTTGGAACTCTTTGCTTCCAAGATCCTGCATCCATTTTGGAACGCATGAAAATTTCTCGATTTCAAATGTCATCGAAATAAAACATTGTCGTGTGAAATTTTTGCGTTCCAGCTGACGAGCCCGAAACAACTTAATTTGGGATCACTTTAATTtataggaaaaacaaaggataaTTTTGAAAGATTTCAATACTAtagaaaaattcctatgaaaaccTTTACAATAAAGCATTGGACCATATCCTATCCTTTGgaattcctatgaaatgaatgatcctatagagattttagagaaaatttagcaagagtttTAACTTATTGAAAAtcttcctttgagtctatcacTCTCATTTGATTCATGCGTTTCTCCTGCGGTCTAATGAAAAGGACATTTATGTGTTTTACAATTATCTTTTTTTGCACTTGAATTCTTGTTAGaacatgtgttttttctattcctatggTTTTCAGTTTCTACTATTCAAATgactcttaggctgtgtttagttcacaccaaaattggaagtttggttgaaattggaataatgtgatggaaaagttggaagattatgtgtgtaggaaagttttgatgtgatagaaaagttggaagtttgaagaaaaactttggaactaaacaagcgGGTCAAATGAGTAAAATGTATTGGCGGTTCTTAAACTTATAGGGTTGTGTCATATAaatccctaaactctcaaaatgcatatccaaatcccagaacttgtcaaagtgtatcatctaggtcccaaattgaCACATCCCCTCTAAGATCCTATGTGAcactgatgtggcatgccacatcgaCGTGAcgtgtctttttattttttttttcttattttctttttcgttttcttctcattcttcttttttttcctttcttcttctcggGTTACatagaaaggagaagaaagggaaaaaagagaaggaaaaaaaagaaaatattttaaatgggTCGCATTTGTCAGTTAAAATGATGCCACGTCATgtccgtgtggcatgccacatcaataCCACGTAGGATTCTAAAggggttgtggcgatttgggacctagatgacacactatgacaagttctgggatttggatatgcattttgcgAGTTTAGAGACCAAGATGACACACttctacaagtttaaggaccgctcaTACACTTTACTCAAATGAGTAAAATacattagagcatctccaagagcCTAGCCAAATGGCTCTCCAAGTTAAAATTTGGCTAACTTGCACAAAAAATCTACTCCAACAGACTAGCTAAATACCTCTCCAAGCCATCTGGCTGGCTAAATTCCCCACCAGACTAGCCAAAGTTGGCCAGCCAAAACCGCCTAAccatatgtgggacccacgcctgtttccccctctctctccacgcgGCACGCACCAGTGATGAGGGCGCCACCGCCCCGTCGTCGCGCAGCCAGCCCCCGCCGCCCCGTCGTCATgcggccggccaccgccaccgccgagctccgcctcgagctccgccgccgcccccctctaGATCCGCCGTCGAGGTCgtcgcgagccgccgccgccgagctccgccccGAGCGGCGTCAAGGTCGTCGTCGCGAGTCGCCGGCGTctcgcctcccgcctccccacgtcgccgcaCCACTGCGCGCGGTCGCCCGCCTCCTCGCGTCGCCACACCACCGCCGGCGAAGAGAGCTCCCTCCCTGCCTGCCGCACGAATTTGCCGTCAGAGCGGCACCGGCGGTGCATAGGGACACAGCTCgagcggcggtggggatggggatggggcgGCGGTGACGGATGGGAGTGGGAAGGGGGGTttggagagaaggggagaaagATGAGGGACAAGAAGGAGGTGTAGAGACTGACGTGTGGGCCCAATTGTCATATAGACTCAGAATAAAGAGGAcgaatggagaggctgttggagtaaaaGAGAGTTTAACTCGCTAAATTAAATGGAGAGTTGACCAAATAGATGGGCCTGTTCacattgatgaaaaaaaaaaaccttaccaaattttggtatagttgccaaaattttggcaagtttttttatatagttatcaaaatttggtagcaaactaaatgtagcttttttttggcaacttaccaaaatttgataaggttgaaaatgacattaaagtgaacaggctcAATATTTGGAGAGTCGAATTTGAAGAGATTGTTGGAGATGCTTTTACTGTGCATAAACGAAAAACCGTGTGCAGCCGCCAGTTTGCTACTTTGCAAACGCGTCAGTAGAGTACTACTCCGAGTGATGAGTGTGTGGGTCGTCTTCCCAACCGAACGCGGGAATTAAAGCGCGGGAAGCAAATGGCTAACggctgaagaaaaaaaaaaaaacagcagcggccatggccatggtgGACAGCCAGGCTAGCTCATCACGGGCCAAGCCGCTGGTTTTT from Oryza glaberrima chromosome 6, OglaRS2, whole genome shotgun sequence includes these protein-coding regions:
- the LOC127777097 gene encoding glutamate receptor 3.4-like; its protein translation is MGGAAAVLVVLWLAVAAAGAGAGERPSEVSIGALYTYDSVIGRAAGLAIELAVGDVNADRTVLAGTTLSLISQDTNCSGFLGTIEALQLMEKNVVAVIGPQSSGIGHVISHVVNELHVPLLSFAATDPTLSASEYPYFLRSTMSDYFQMHAVASIVDYYQWKEVTAIFVDDDYGRGAVAALSDALALSRARISYKAAIPPNSNAATINDVLFRANMMESRVFVVHVNPDAGMRIFSIANKLRMMDSGYVWIVTDWLAAVLDSSMSGDLKTMSYMQGLIVLRQHFPDSETKREFISKWNNVARNRSIASGLNSYGFYAYDSVWIVARAIDQLLDNGEEINFSADPRLHDSMNSTLRLSALKLFDSGEQLLQQLLLTNFTGLTGQLQFDSDRNLVRPAYDILNIGGSVPHLIGYWSNYSGLSVAAPEILYEKQPNTSTSAQRLKNVVWPGHSASKPKGWVFPNNGQPLRVGVPNKPSFKELVSRDTGPDNVTGYCIEIFNAAIKLLPYPVPCQFIVIGDGLKNPIYDDIINMVAANSLDAAVGDFAIVRNRTKIAEFSQPYIESGLVIVVPVKEASSSAWAFLKPFTLEMWCVTGVLFIFVGIVVWILEHRTNEEFRGSPRRQMITIFWFSFSTMFFAHRQNTVSALGRFVLIIWLFVVLIINSSYTASLTSILTVQQLATGITGLDSLLSSALPIGYQAGKFTRNYLIEELNVPESHLVPLNTIDEYADALNRGPKDGGVAAIVDEMPYIEIFLSYHCNFRIVGQEFTKEGWGFAFQRDSPLAADMSTAILQLSESGQLQRIHDEWFSRSSCSSDDSEMGATRLGLGSFWGLFLMCALICVFALVMFFARVCWQYSKYSGSEEPDEPKDDSAGTAEIAAEAVAEMQRRRPKRLGSFKELMQFVDKKEEEVRKSMKRRPSEKDNQGVGSSDAQSVA